A region from the Hydra vulgaris chromosome 08, alternate assembly HydraT2T_AEP genome encodes:
- the LOC136083127 gene encoding uncharacterized protein LOC136083127 encodes MKQVGIDLTQLPEVNCYKYLIVLIDYFSKWVEAEPLFDKIAKSVALFLYKKISRHGCFEIQINDQGHEFVNELSNELHRKTGTHQRMTSAYHPQANGLVERQNQSIKRTLVKVLEDAAIEWPFIIDGVLFSMRIRKHKSTGFSPFALLYQREPALPIDIDQIDYRYRLTIDID; translated from the coding sequence ATGAAACAGGTTGGGATTGATTTGACTCAACTCCCAGaagtaaattgttataaatatttgatagtACTTATTGATTATTTCAGCAAATGGGTAGAAGCTGAACCTCTCTTTGATAAAATAGCCAAATCTGTGGCATTattcttgtataaaaaaatatctagacACGGGTGTTTTGAAATACAGATAAACGATCAAGGTCATGAGTTTGTGAATGAACTGTCTAATGAACTTCACAGGAAAACTGGGACTCATCAACGCATGACAAGTGCATACCATCCACAAGCAAATGGTTTAGTAGAACGTcaaaatcaatcaataaaacGAACCTTGGTAAAGGTGTTAGAAGATGCTGCTATTGAATGGCCGTTTATCATTGACGgtgttttgttttcaatgagaATTAGAAAACACAAATCAACAGGGTTTTCACCCTTTGCATTACTTTATCAAAGAGAACCAGCTCTGCCCATTGATATAGATCAGATTGACTATAGATATAGATTGACTATTGATATAGATTGA